The Streptomyces kanamyceticus DNA segment GAGGGCCCCTGGTCCCGCAAGAAGCGCGAGGGCTGCTGCAACGCCTGCGGCAGCGGCGACGCGGGCTGCTGCTCGTGCTGCGAGTGCTGCGCGTGCTGCGACTGCGGGTGCTAGGGCGGGCTCGACTCCGAGTGGGGCGTACGTGAGGGGGCGTCAGCCCTTGATCTCCGGCGGGGAGATCCGCGACTTGCCGATCGCCGAGCCCCGCGTACCCCACTTCTTCAGGATGCGGTCGTACGTCCCGTCCTTGATCAGCTGGTCGACCGCGGCCCGGAACGCGGGCGCCAGTTTCGTGCCCTTCTTGAAGGCGAAGCCGACGTCGAGCCGGTGGTACTCGCCGAGGAACTTCAGGCCCTCCTGCTGCCGCACGGCGTACCGCAGGCCGTTGATGGTGGACATCACCACGTCGGCGCGGCCCTGCTGGAGGGCGGGCCAGATCGCGCCCTGCTCGGCGTAGGTCTTCACGCTGTACGGCTTCTTGCCCGCGTCGGCGCAGACGTGCTTGTTGTCCTCCAGGGTCACCTCGAAGGTGGTGCCCGCGCCGGTCGCCACGTTCAGGCCGCAGAGCTGTGCGAAGTCGGTGACCTTGGCCAGCTTGCTGTCCTTGCGGACGGCGAAGCCCTGGCCGTCGTTGATGTACGTCACGAAGTCGATGGTCTTGCGGCGCTCCTCCGTCACGCCGAAGTTGCCCGTGCCCAGGTCGTACTTGCCGCTGTCCAGGGCGGGCAGGATCGCCTCGAAGCTCGCGGCCTCCCGTTTCAGCTTCAGGCCGAGGACCTTGCCGACGGCGTCCGCGAAGTCGATGTCCTGGCCGACGATCGTCCTGCCGTCCTCCAGGTAGGTGGCGCCCGGCGGGGTGCCGCCGACGGAGGAGGCGAGGCTGAGGGTGCCGCGGTCGCGGACGTCCCTGGGCAGCAGCTCCGCCGCGGCCCGGTTCTTCTTGACGGAGGACACCACGTCCGTGGTCGGGATCTTGGCGCTCCCGCCCGCGGGGGCCGCACCGCCCGCGGTGTCCGCGGCACCGCCGGAGCCGCACGCGGTCAGCGTGAGGGTGGCGGCGGTGATCAGGGCGAAGGCCGCCGGGATGCGACGGGAGTGCGGGGACGTGCTCATGGCGTGACGTTCTCCAGCTCGGCAGGGCAGGGCAGGGCGAGGCAAGGCAGGGCGAAGCGGACGTACGAGGGGAGGGGTGTCGCCGCTCACGACGGGGGAGCGGTGACGTACGCGTGTGAAGGCGGGGCCGACGCCGCGCGGGCGTCGCGAAGGAAAGGCGGGAGAGGAGGCGCGGAAGGAAGGCGCGCGGCGGCCGATCGCCCCAGGGGTCCGGCGGAATCAGAACGCGGAAATCGCAGGGGGTCGGCTCAGGAGGACATCAACAGGACGCCGACCACACTCGACCGAAGTCGATGTGGGAGCGCGTGACCAGCCACTGCTGCGGATGCATGGGCCAAGTGGAACAGGCATCCGTTTCCGCGTCAACTGCCGTGAGACGTACGGCTCATATTCTGGACAGCCTTGACAGCGGACGGAAAACGCACCGTAGTCTCAGGGGCGGATCGTGCTGAGGGGCTCGGTCCGTGTGAAGGCACCACCCGTGTTCGAGCTCGTGCATCCACGGAGCCTTCCGCATGTCTTCCGACACCCTCGCCAAAGTGGCAACCGCCCCTCCGCCCGACGATCCCGCCGCACTCCCCGACACCCCGCGCATCGTGCCCCGGCCCCGCGCGGGCCAGTGGGCGGCCGCCGCACTCGTCCTGATCCTGCTGGCGCTCGCCGCCAACTCGGTGATCCGCAACGAGGCGTTCCAATGGGGCCTCGTCGCCGACTACTTCACCTCGGCGTCCGTACTGCGCGGGCTCTGGCTCACCCTCTGGCTGACCGCCGTCGTCATGGTGCTCGGCTTCGGGCTCGGCACGCTGCTCGCCATGGGCAGACTCTCCGGCAACCCCGTGCTCCGTACGGTCAGTTGGGGGTACGTCTGGTTCTTCAGGTCGATGCCGATCCTGGTGCAGCTGCTCTTCTGGTTCAACATCGGCGCCCTGTACCCGGAGGTCTTCGGGGTGCGGACGGTGAACCTGATGGGGCCCGTCACCATCGCCGTCGTCGGGCTGACCCTGCACGAGGCCGCGTACGCCGCCGAGGTGGTGCGCGGCGGGATCCTCTCCGTGGACCGGGGACAGATCGAGGCCGCGCAGTCGCTCGGGCTCGGCCGGTGGCGGCGCTGGCGGCGGATCGTGCTGCCGCAGGCCATGCGGTCCATCGTGCCGCCCGCGGGGAACATGCTGATCGGGACGCTCAAGGGCACCTCGATCGTCAGCGTCATCGCGGTGCAGGACCTGCTCTACTCCGTGCAGCTCGTCTACCACCGCACCTACCAGGTCATCCCGCTCCTGATGGTCGCCACCCTCTGGTACGTCGTGGTCACCTCGGTGCTCGGCGTCGGCCAGTACTACGTCGAGCGGCACTACGCGCGCGGCTCGGAGCGTGTCCGATGAGGCGCTCGCTCGTGATCGTGGGGGCGGGGCCGCGCGGCACCGGGATCCTGGAGCGCATCGGCGCCAACGCGCCGTCCCTGTACGGGGGTTCGGGGCTCGACATCCATCTCGTCGACCCGTATCCGCCGGGCGGCGGCCGCATCTGGCGGCACGACCAGTCGCCGCTGCTCTGGATGAACTCGCAGGCCCAGGACGTCACCATGTTCACCGACGAGACGGTG contains these protein-coding regions:
- a CDS encoding amino acid ABC transporter permease, with the protein product MSSDTLAKVATAPPPDDPAALPDTPRIVPRPRAGQWAAAALVLILLALAANSVIRNEAFQWGLVADYFTSASVLRGLWLTLWLTAVVMVLGFGLGTLLAMGRLSGNPVLRTVSWGYVWFFRSMPILVQLLFWFNIGALYPEVFGVRTVNLMGPVTIAVVGLTLHEAAYAAEVVRGGILSVDRGQIEAAQSLGLGRWRRWRRIVLPQAMRSIVPPAGNMLIGTLKGTSIVSVIAVQDLLYSVQLVYHRTYQVIPLLMVATLWYVVVTSVLGVGQYYVERHYARGSERVR
- a CDS encoding ABC transporter substrate-binding protein produces the protein MSTSPHSRRIPAAFALITAATLTLTACGSGGAADTAGGAAPAGGSAKIPTTDVVSSVKKNRAAAELLPRDVRDRGTLSLASSVGGTPPGATYLEDGRTIVGQDIDFADAVGKVLGLKLKREAASFEAILPALDSGKYDLGTGNFGVTEERRKTIDFVTYINDGQGFAVRKDSKLAKVTDFAQLCGLNVATGAGTTFEVTLEDNKHVCADAGKKPYSVKTYAEQGAIWPALQQGRADVVMSTINGLRYAVRQQEGLKFLGEYHRLDVGFAFKKGTKLAPAFRAAVDQLIKDGTYDRILKKWGTRGSAIGKSRISPPEIKG